One segment of Rhodanobacter thiooxydans DNA contains the following:
- the nagZ gene encoding beta-N-acetylhexosaminidase, with amino-acid sequence MLMIGVATLELAEHEKRWLTAPGVAGVLLFARNYQSREQLIALCEAIREAGGDDLLIAVDQEGGPVQRFRDGFTRLPPLAAIGAVYDRDPAEAVRLAEEHAWVMASELRASGVDFSFAPVVDLARGNAAIGLRAFHANPAVTAELAQAYVRGMHLGGMAAVLKHFPGHGSVAADTHKAQAIDPRSLEQIRRDDLLPFAECIEARVEAVMMAHVTYPAVDSRPAGYSKVWIEQILRGELGFAGAVISDDISMAAAGAAGSVGERVRAHLDAGCDLVLACFPEVVDEAIAAMPEDASPMPPQLAAMRGSLGSSWDGLTNNPQRERFVARITALNADQGTA; translated from the coding sequence ATGTTGATGATCGGCGTGGCCACGCTGGAACTGGCCGAGCACGAGAAGCGCTGGCTCACCGCGCCGGGCGTCGCCGGCGTGCTGCTGTTCGCGCGCAATTATCAGTCGCGCGAGCAGCTGATCGCGCTGTGCGAGGCGATCCGCGAGGCCGGTGGCGACGACCTGCTGATCGCGGTCGACCAGGAGGGCGGCCCGGTGCAGCGCTTCCGCGACGGCTTCACCCGCCTGCCGCCGCTGGCCGCGATCGGCGCGGTCTACGACCGCGATCCGGCCGAGGCGGTTCGTCTGGCCGAGGAACACGCCTGGGTGATGGCCAGCGAGCTGCGCGCCAGCGGCGTCGATTTCAGCTTCGCGCCGGTGGTGGATCTGGCCCGTGGCAACGCGGCGATCGGCCTGCGCGCGTTCCACGCCAACCCGGCGGTGACCGCCGAACTGGCCCAGGCCTACGTGCGCGGCATGCACCTGGGCGGTATGGCGGCGGTACTCAAGCACTTCCCGGGGCATGGCTCGGTCGCCGCCGACACGCACAAGGCGCAGGCGATCGACCCACGCAGCCTGGAGCAGATCCGCCGCGACGACCTGCTGCCGTTCGCCGAGTGCATCGAGGCGCGGGTCGAGGCGGTGATGATGGCGCACGTCACCTATCCGGCGGTGGACAGCCGCCCGGCGGGCTACTCGAAGGTGTGGATCGAGCAGATCCTGCGCGGCGAGCTGGGTTTTGCCGGCGCGGTGATCAGCGACGACATCAGCATGGCCGCCGCCGGTGCGGCTGGCAGCGTGGGCGAGCGGGTGCGCGCGCACCTGGACGCCGGCTGTGACCTGGTGCTGGCCTGCTTCCCCGAGGTGGTGGACGAGGCGATCGCGGCGATGCCTGAAGACGCTTCGCCGATGCCGCCGCAACTGGCCGCCATGCGCGGGTCGCTGGGCTCAAGCTGGGACGGCCTCACCAACAACCCGCAGCGCGAGCGTTTCGTCGCGCGCATCACGGCGCTGAACGCCGACCAAGGAACCGCATGA
- a CDS encoding CYTH domain-containing protein yields the protein MPIEIERKFLLANDGWRASVERSEPIAQGYLVGAQALRAGQARASVRARLAGDVAWLNIKAASSAIARTEFDYPIPVADARILLGELCDGVLEKTRHYVRVDGVLFEVDEFAGDNAGLVVAEVELPAVDAPFPRPSWLGREVSALTRYYNVNLIAHPYRQWSPAERAAEDAAC from the coding sequence GTGCCCATCGAGATCGAACGCAAATTTCTGCTAGCCAACGACGGCTGGCGCGCGAGCGTCGAACGTAGCGAACCGATCGCGCAGGGCTATCTGGTGGGTGCGCAGGCGCTGCGGGCTGGGCAAGCGCGCGCTTCGGTGCGCGCCCGCCTCGCCGGCGACGTGGCGTGGCTCAACATCAAGGCGGCCAGCTCAGCCATCGCCCGTACCGAATTCGACTATCCGATACCGGTGGCCGACGCGCGGATACTGTTGGGCGAGTTGTGCGACGGCGTGCTGGAGAAGACCCGCCATTACGTGCGGGTCGACGGCGTGCTGTTCGAGGTCGACGAATTCGCTGGCGACAATGCGGGGTTGGTCGTGGCCGAAGTCGAGCTGCCAGCGGTCGATGCGCCGTTCCCGCGGCCGTCGTGGCTGGGCCGCGAGGTGAGCGCGCTGACGCGCTACTACAACGTGAACCTGATCGCGCATCCGTACCGGCAATGGTCACCGGCGGAGCGCGCCGCCGAGGATGCCGCATGTTGA
- the rlmD gene encoding 23S rRNA (uracil(1939)-C(5))-methyltransferase RlmD, whose amino-acid sequence MSRSNSVPSTPFEAHITDLGHDGRGVARVDGKTVFVSGALLGEQVTAKLRKRHRHFDEAEVVEVIVASPHRVEPRCRHFAECSGCSLQHLDAATQIGTKQRVLAENFERIGKVAPQAWLPPLTAEPWGYRRKGRLSVRNVAKKGRVLVGFREEQNPRFVTEIQQCEVMHPALGPKVGLLADLLGTMDAVNDIPQIEFAAGDELMALVFRHMQPLSERDLAALTAFGQQHGFAIYLQPGGTSSVHPLWPENPRLAFRIASGDARFADVELEFQPLDFVQVNAGMNQLMMARAMELLDPQPTDRVLDLFCGLGNFTLPIARRVAEVAGVEGEHGLVERAAQNAARNGIANARFHVANLFEDQRATDWAKQPWDKLLLDPPRAGADKVLEYLPHKQTQRIVYVSCHPASLARDAGILVNQHGFRLASAGVMDMFPHTSHVESIALFERHP is encoded by the coding sequence ATGTCCCGATCCAACTCCGTTCCGTCGACGCCTTTCGAAGCCCACATCACCGACCTCGGCCATGACGGCCGCGGCGTGGCACGGGTCGACGGCAAGACCGTGTTCGTCAGCGGCGCCTTGCTCGGCGAGCAGGTGACGGCGAAGCTGCGCAAGCGCCACCGCCACTTCGACGAGGCGGAAGTGGTCGAGGTGATCGTGGCCTCGCCGCACCGCGTGGAGCCGCGCTGCCGCCACTTCGCCGAGTGCAGCGGCTGCTCGCTGCAGCACCTGGACGCGGCCACGCAGATCGGGACCAAGCAGCGCGTGCTGGCGGAGAATTTCGAGCGCATCGGCAAGGTCGCGCCACAGGCCTGGCTGCCGCCGCTCACCGCCGAGCCGTGGGGCTACCGGCGCAAGGGCCGGCTGTCGGTGCGCAACGTGGCGAAGAAGGGCCGCGTGCTGGTGGGTTTCCGCGAGGAACAGAACCCGCGCTTCGTCACCGAGATCCAGCAGTGCGAGGTGATGCACCCGGCGCTTGGCCCCAAGGTCGGTCTGCTCGCCGACCTGCTCGGCACGATGGATGCGGTCAACGACATCCCGCAGATCGAGTTCGCCGCCGGCGACGAGCTGATGGCGCTGGTGTTCCGCCACATGCAGCCGCTCTCCGAACGCGACCTGGCCGCGCTGACCGCGTTCGGCCAGCAGCACGGTTTCGCCATCTACCTGCAGCCGGGCGGCACCAGCAGCGTGCACCCGCTGTGGCCGGAGAACCCGCGGCTGGCCTTCCGCATCGCCAGCGGCGACGCGCGCTTCGCCGACGTCGAGCTGGAGTTCCAGCCGCTCGACTTCGTGCAGGTCAACGCCGGCATGAACCAGCTGATGATGGCGCGCGCCATGGAGCTGCTCGATCCGCAGCCGACCGACCGCGTGCTGGACCTGTTCTGCGGCCTCGGCAACTTCACCCTGCCGATCGCCCGCCGCGTGGCCGAAGTGGCGGGCGTGGAAGGCGAGCACGGACTGGTCGAGCGGGCGGCGCAGAACGCCGCGCGCAACGGTATCGCCAACGCACGCTTCCACGTCGCGAACCTGTTCGAAGACCAGCGCGCCACCGACTGGGCGAAGCAGCCGTGGGACAAGCTGCTGCTCGACCCGCCACGCGCCGGCGCCGACAAGGTGCTGGAGTACCTGCCACACAAGCAGACGCAGCGTATCGTCTACGTATCCTGCCATCCCGCCTCGCTGGCGCGCGACGCCGGCATCCTGGTCAACCAGCACGGCTTCAGGCTGGCCTCGGCCGGCGTGATGGACATGTTCCCGCATACCTCGCACGTCGAGTCGATAGCTTTATTCGAGCGCCATCCATGA
- a CDS encoding YdbL family protein, translating into MRKLVYVILTSLAVALVGCVTINVYFPEAAAQKAADQFIGNVLDQAAPATPAPKAQQPSAKNGGQRPSAMLLDLLVPAAHAADTPDIRIRTAATDAISDRMQGRFQGALGDLLDSGAVGFTRDGMVAMRDATKVPLSQRAQANATVADENRDRTALYREIANANNHPEWEAQIRATFAKSWIEKAHAGWYYQNASGAWQKK; encoded by the coding sequence ATGCGCAAGCTCGTCTACGTCATCCTGACCTCGCTGGCCGTGGCGCTGGTCGGCTGCGTCACCATCAACGTGTATTTCCCCGAGGCCGCCGCGCAGAAGGCCGCCGACCAGTTCATCGGCAACGTGCTGGACCAGGCGGCGCCCGCCACGCCGGCACCGAAGGCGCAGCAGCCGTCGGCGAAGAATGGCGGCCAGCGGCCGTCGGCGATGCTGCTCGACCTGCTGGTGCCGGCCGCGCATGCCGCCGACACGCCGGACATCCGCATCCGGACCGCCGCCACCGATGCGATCAGCGACCGCATGCAGGGCCGCTTCCAGGGCGCACTGGGCGACCTGCTCGACAGCGGCGCGGTGGGCTTCACCCGTGACGGCATGGTGGCCATGCGCGATGCCACCAAGGTGCCACTGAGCCAGCGCGCGCAGGCGAACGCCACGGTGGCCGACGAGAACCGCGACCGCACCGCGCTGTACCGCGAGATCGCCAACGCCAACAACCACCCGGAATGGGAAGCGCAGATCCGCGCCACCTTCGCCAAGAGCTGGATCGAGAAGGCGCACGCGGGCTGGTATTACCAGAACGCATCGGGCGCCTGGCAGAAGAAGTAG
- a CDS encoding response regulator → MSSLLANTDSDPASATRIRVLVADDDPGSCRFLCDGLDSMGARAEACMDGMTALQRARTEPFDLLLLDCRMPGAGALQILTALREDEQACSAESIAVATTAELEPGTRQSLLDAGFSEILLKPCGLAKLQDVLALVQPDRRDVRVLDDRAALTATGDATTMRALRLLLREELALLHQELDALSRDRAGFSERLHRLRSSCGFCGAAALSTQTVLLQRQLLLRGATPIALARFHKALLATLQALDS, encoded by the coding sequence ATGAGCAGCCTCCTCGCCAACACCGATTCCGACCCTGCCAGCGCCACCCGTATCCGGGTGCTGGTGGCCGACGACGACCCCGGCAGCTGCCGTTTCCTGTGCGACGGGCTGGACTCCATGGGCGCCCGGGCGGAAGCCTGCATGGACGGCATGACGGCCCTGCAACGGGCACGCACCGAGCCGTTCGACCTGCTGCTGCTGGATTGCCGCATGCCCGGCGCCGGAGCGCTGCAGATCCTGACCGCACTGCGCGAAGACGAACAGGCGTGCTCGGCGGAAAGCATCGCAGTGGCCACCACGGCCGAACTGGAACCGGGTACCCGGCAATCGCTACTCGACGCCGGCTTCAGCGAGATCCTGTTGAAGCCCTGCGGCCTGGCCAAGCTGCAGGACGTGCTGGCACTGGTGCAGCCGGATCGCCGCGACGTCCGCGTGCTGGACGACCGGGCTGCGCTGACCGCCACCGGTGACGCCACCACCATGCGCGCCCTGCGGCTGCTGCTGCGCGAGGAGCTGGCCCTGCTGCATCAGGAACTGGATGCGCTGAGCCGCGACCGTGCCGGTTTCAGCGAGCGCCTGCACCGGCTGCGCTCATCCTGTGGCTTCTGCGGCGCGGCCGCGCTGTCCACCCAGACCGTGCTGTTGCAGCGGCAACTGCTGCTGCGTGGCGCCACGCCGATCGCACTGGCGCGCTTCCACAAGGCCCTGCTGGCGACGCTGCAGGCGCTGGACAGTTAG
- the recO gene encoding DNA repair protein RecO: MRIEQQPAYVLHARAYRETSLLLECLTREHGRLGVVARGVRGERARLRRAQLEPFQPLTMDLLLRGEMATLTAVEAVGTPARLPGDAGLAGLYLNELVVRLTGRQDPYPRLFDAYARTLARLGADEPLAWSLRRFERDLLEALGYGLQLQHEADSGEPLEAQASYRYLVEQGAVRCAASSPHALRGSDLLALGQDRTPDTSGLKSLRDMMREVIRFHLGGGELRAWRVLAMAVSGRRGIPD, encoded by the coding sequence ATGCGCATCGAACAGCAACCCGCCTACGTCCTGCACGCGCGTGCGTATCGCGAGACGTCGCTGCTGCTCGAATGCCTGACCCGCGAACACGGCCGGCTCGGTGTGGTGGCGCGCGGCGTGCGCGGCGAGCGGGCGCGTTTGCGGCGGGCCCAGCTGGAGCCGTTCCAGCCGTTGACGATGGACCTGCTGCTGCGCGGCGAGATGGCCACGCTGACCGCGGTTGAAGCGGTGGGCACGCCGGCGCGGCTGCCCGGCGATGCCGGCCTGGCCGGGCTGTATCTCAACGAACTGGTGGTGCGCCTGACCGGCCGGCAGGATCCCTACCCGCGACTGTTCGATGCCTACGCCCGGACCCTGGCGCGGCTGGGCGCCGACGAGCCGCTGGCGTGGAGCCTGCGCCGCTTCGAGCGCGACCTGCTGGAGGCGCTCGGCTACGGCCTGCAACTGCAGCACGAGGCGGACTCCGGCGAACCGCTGGAGGCGCAGGCGTCCTACCGCTACCTGGTCGAGCAGGGTGCCGTGCGCTGCGCCGCCAGCAGCCCGCACGCGCTGCGCGGCAGCGACCTGCTGGCGCTGGGGCAGGACCGGACGCCCGACACCAGCGGCCTGAAGTCCCTGCGCGACATGATGCGCGAGGTGATCCGCTTCCATCTGGGTGGCGGCGAGCTGCGCGCCTGGCGGGTACTGGCGATGGCGGTTTCGGGCCGCCGCGGGATACCCGACTAA
- the era gene encoding GTPase Era, producing MNHELDPAGGKLPHENFRCGTVALAGRPNVGKSTLLNALIGFRLSIISPRPQTTRHRILGINTSEAGQIMYVDTPGLHRGAKRAMNRSLNRAARSAISDVDLVVQVIEAGRFTDEDEALYAALVEQSSPRLLVINKVDLNKDKTVMLPFVAELVAKHSYDEIHYVSALKGQGLKELEQAILKRLPVQPPVFGEDEVTDRSERFLAAEMVREQLMLRLDQELPYATTVEVEQFNDRPDGIAEIHAIIWVERAGQKAIVIGNGGAQLKAIGTSARRHMERMFERKVFLKLWVKVREGWVDDENMLKKFGYTD from the coding sequence ATGAACCACGAACTGGACCCCGCCGGCGGCAAGCTGCCGCATGAGAATTTCCGCTGCGGCACGGTCGCGCTGGCCGGACGCCCGAACGTGGGCAAGTCGACCCTGCTCAATGCGCTGATCGGTTTCCGCCTGTCGATCATCAGCCCGCGGCCGCAGACCACCCGCCACCGCATCCTCGGCATCAACACCAGCGAGGCCGGGCAGATCATGTACGTCGACACGCCGGGCCTGCACCGCGGCGCCAAGCGCGCGATGAACCGCAGCCTGAACCGTGCCGCGCGCTCGGCGATCAGCGACGTCGACCTGGTGGTGCAGGTGATCGAGGCCGGCCGCTTCACCGACGAGGACGAGGCGCTGTACGCCGCCCTGGTCGAACAGTCGTCGCCGCGCCTGCTGGTGATCAACAAGGTCGACCTCAACAAGGACAAGACGGTGATGCTGCCGTTCGTGGCCGAGCTGGTGGCGAAGCACAGCTACGACGAGATCCATTACGTCAGCGCGCTCAAGGGGCAGGGCCTGAAGGAACTGGAGCAGGCGATCCTCAAGCGCCTGCCGGTGCAGCCGCCGGTGTTCGGCGAGGACGAGGTCACCGACCGCAGCGAACGCTTCCTCGCCGCCGAGATGGTGCGCGAGCAGCTGATGCTGCGGCTCGACCAGGAGCTGCCGTACGCAACCACGGTGGAGGTCGAGCAGTTCAACGACCGTCCCGACGGCATCGCCGAGATCCACGCGATCATCTGGGTCGAGCGTGCCGGCCAGAAAGCCATCGTGATCGGCAACGGCGGCGCCCAGCTCAAGGCGATCGGCACGAGTGCGCGGCGTCACATGGAGCGCATGTTCGAGCGCAAGGTGTTCCTGAAGCTGTGGGTGAAGGTGCGCGAAGGCTGGGTCGACGACGAGAACATGCTGAAGAAGTTCGGCTATACGGATTGA
- the rnc gene encoding ribonuclease III: MELNYRFRDAALAQLALTHRSIGKPNNERLEFLGDALLGAIVAEMLYEAHPKASEGELSRLRAQLVNGQALAVVARELDLGDGLKLGPGELKSGGFRRDSILADAFEAMVAAVYLDGGFDACRETVRGLFAERISALRRSSKDAKTRLQEWLQAKGLPLPQYELVASHGEDHAKTFDVSCTVSEPMAFTVEAHAGNRRAAEQDAAEIVLNQLLEQQRTP; this comes from the coding sequence TTGGAACTGAACTATCGTTTTCGCGATGCGGCACTGGCGCAGCTGGCGCTGACCCACCGCAGCATCGGCAAGCCAAACAACGAGCGACTGGAGTTCCTCGGTGATGCACTGCTCGGTGCGATCGTCGCCGAGATGCTGTACGAAGCCCACCCCAAGGCCAGCGAAGGCGAGCTGTCGCGGCTGCGCGCGCAACTGGTCAACGGCCAGGCACTGGCCGTGGTGGCGCGCGAGCTGGACCTGGGCGACGGGCTGAAGCTCGGCCCCGGCGAGTTGAAGAGTGGCGGCTTCCGGCGTGATTCGATCCTGGCCGACGCGTTCGAGGCGATGGTCGCCGCGGTGTACCTGGATGGTGGTTTCGATGCCTGCCGCGAGACCGTTCGCGGGCTGTTCGCCGAGCGCATCAGCGCCTTGCGCCGCTCCTCCAAGGACGCCAAGACGCGCTTGCAGGAATGGCTGCAGGCCAAGGGCCTGCCGTTGCCGCAGTACGAGCTGGTCGCCAGCCACGGCGAGGACCATGCCAAGACCTTCGACGTCAGCTGCACGGTCAGCGAGCCGATGGCGTTCACCGTCGAAGCGCATGCCGGCAACCGCCGCGCCGCCGAACAGGACGCGGCCGAAATCGTGCTGAACCAGCTGCTGGAGCAGCAGCGCACTCCCTGA
- a CDS encoding DUF4845 domain-containing protein: protein MKSKQSGVTLIGFLIIMAIVGFLAYMGMKLLPSYSEYMGVVKAMNQVATEGTNGRSLDDIRRGLMFKMGFQYVDDATIQPKDITIVRDSGGANKLRVAYDKQIPFMYNIDFLLHFDKSVQLQGNVGQ from the coding sequence ATGAAATCGAAGCAGTCGGGTGTCACTCTGATCGGGTTCCTGATCATCATGGCCATCGTGGGCTTCCTGGCCTACATGGGCATGAAGCTGCTGCCGTCGTATTCGGAGTACATGGGCGTGGTCAAGGCGATGAACCAGGTCGCCACCGAGGGCACCAATGGCAGGTCGCTGGACGATATCCGTCGTGGCCTGATGTTCAAGATGGGCTTCCAGTACGTCGACGACGCCACCATCCAGCCGAAGGACATCACCATCGTGCGAGACAGCGGTGGTGCCAACAAGCTGCGCGTGGCCTACGACAAGCAGATTCCGTTCATGTACAACATCGACTTCCTGCTGCACTTCGACAAGAGCGTGCAGTTGCAGGGCAATGTGGGCCAGTAA
- the lepB gene encoding signal peptidase I → MEFDFSAILLGLTVLFGVVWGLDRLFLYKKRKARLEAAGEEYRDPMPVDWSRSLFPVVLVVLLLRSFVAEPFRIPSGSMMPTLDVGDFILVNKFAYGLRMPAFNNKLVDLGEPQRGDVVVFRFPGYLCQDGGKLVRSGDMSCNDPQAPVPAQNWIKRVIGLPGDSIEVHGAELWVNGQRVTADEIGPYVGNPQRSVDQIMLNMGATVWTEHLGKVNHMIARMPAYTTPNSIPNDRVPSKVPPGCYLVMGDNRYDSLDSRWWGCMPEQNLAGKAFLIWMSWKGWGTGGVDFSRIGTVIH, encoded by the coding sequence ATGGAATTCGATTTTTCGGCGATTCTGCTTGGCCTCACCGTGCTGTTCGGCGTGGTGTGGGGCCTGGATCGGCTGTTCCTGTACAAGAAGCGCAAGGCACGGCTCGAGGCGGCCGGCGAGGAATACCGCGACCCGATGCCGGTGGACTGGTCGCGCTCGCTGTTCCCGGTGGTGCTGGTGGTACTGCTGTTGCGCTCGTTCGTGGCCGAGCCTTTCCGCATCCCGTCCGGTTCGATGATGCCGACGCTGGATGTGGGCGACTTCATCCTGGTCAACAAGTTCGCCTACGGCTTGCGCATGCCGGCGTTCAACAACAAGCTGGTCGACCTCGGTGAGCCGCAGCGCGGCGACGTGGTGGTATTCCGCTTCCCCGGTTACCTGTGCCAGGACGGCGGCAAGCTGGTGCGCAGCGGCGACATGAGCTGCAACGACCCGCAGGCGCCGGTGCCGGCGCAGAACTGGATCAAGCGGGTGATCGGCCTGCCGGGCGACAGCATCGAGGTGCACGGCGCCGAGCTGTGGGTCAACGGCCAGCGCGTGACCGCCGACGAGATCGGCCCCTACGTGGGCAACCCGCAGCGCAGCGTGGACCAGATCATGCTGAACATGGGTGCGACGGTATGGACCGAGCACCTGGGCAAGGTCAACCACATGATCGCGCGGATGCCGGCCTACACCACGCCCAATTCGATACCGAACGACCGGGTGCCCTCGAAGGTGCCGCCGGGCTGCTACCTAGTGATGGGCGACAACCGCTACGACAGCCTGGACAGCCGCTGGTGGGGCTGCATGCCGGAGCAGAACCTGGCCGGCAAGGCCTTCCTGATCTGGATGAGCTGGAAGGGCTGGGGTACCGGTGGCGTGGATTTCTCGCGGATCGGCACGGTCATTCACTGA
- the lepA gene encoding translation elongation factor 4 yields MELIRNFSIIAHIDHGKSTLADRIIQLCGGLADREMEAQVLDNNPIERERGITIKAQSVSLPYKARDGKTYQLNFIDTPGHVDFSYEVSRSLAACEGALLVVDAAQGVEAQSVANCYTAVEMGLEVVPVLNKIDLPTADIEKVKGEIEAVIGIDATDAVAISAKTGLNVIEVLEAIVARIPPPKPRDTDRLQALIIDSWFDNYLGVVSLVRVMQGEIKPGDKLLVMSTGRTHEVDDVGVFTPKRKKLDKLGAGEVGWINASIKDVHGAPVGDTLTLAAKPAEKALPGFQTMQPRVFAGLFPVSSDDFPAMREALDKLRLNDAALFFEPESSEAMGFGFRCGFLGMLHMEIVQERLEREYDLNLITTAPTVVYEVLKTDGSILMLDNPAKLPTNSSLVQEIREPIIVANILTPPDYIGNVITLCEEKRGVQRSIQYLATQVQISYEIPLAEVVLDFFDRLKSVSRGYASMDYHFDRFEAGPFVRVDVLINGERVDALSLIVHRSHADRRGRDLVERMKDLIPRQQFDVAIQAAIGAQVIARSTVKALRKNVLAKCYGGDVSRKKKLLEKQKEGKKRMKQVGRVEIPQEAFLAVLKVDK; encoded by the coding sequence ATGGAATTGATCCGCAACTTCTCCATCATCGCCCACATCGACCACGGCAAGTCGACCCTGGCCGACCGCATCATCCAGCTTTGCGGCGGCCTGGCCGACCGTGAGATGGAGGCGCAGGTGCTGGACAACAATCCGATCGAGCGCGAGCGCGGCATCACCATCAAGGCGCAGTCGGTGTCGCTGCCGTACAAGGCGCGCGACGGCAAGACCTACCAGCTAAATTTCATCGACACGCCCGGCCACGTCGACTTCTCCTACGAAGTCAGCCGCTCGCTGGCCGCCTGCGAGGGCGCGCTGCTGGTGGTGGACGCTGCCCAGGGCGTGGAGGCGCAGTCCGTCGCCAACTGCTACACCGCGGTGGAGATGGGCCTGGAAGTGGTGCCGGTGTTGAACAAGATCGACCTGCCCACCGCCGACATCGAGAAGGTGAAGGGCGAGATCGAGGCGGTGATCGGCATCGACGCCACCGATGCGGTGGCGATCAGCGCCAAGACCGGGCTCAACGTGATCGAGGTGCTGGAGGCGATCGTCGCGCGCATCCCGCCGCCGAAGCCGCGTGACACCGACCGGCTGCAGGCGCTGATCATCGACTCGTGGTTCGACAACTACCTGGGCGTGGTGTCGCTGGTGCGCGTGATGCAGGGCGAGATCAAGCCCGGCGACAAGCTGCTGGTGATGTCCACCGGGCGCACCCACGAAGTGGACGACGTCGGCGTGTTCACGCCCAAGCGCAAGAAGCTGGACAAGCTCGGCGCCGGCGAAGTGGGCTGGATCAACGCCTCGATCAAGGACGTGCACGGCGCGCCGGTCGGTGACACGCTGACCCTGGCCGCGAAGCCGGCCGAGAAGGCGTTGCCCGGCTTCCAGACCATGCAGCCGCGCGTGTTCGCCGGCCTGTTCCCGGTGTCCTCGGACGACTTCCCGGCGATGCGCGAGGCGCTGGACAAGCTGCGCCTCAACGACGCCGCGCTGTTCTTCGAGCCGGAATCCTCCGAGGCGATGGGTTTCGGCTTCCGCTGCGGCTTCCTCGGCATGCTGCACATGGAAATCGTGCAGGAGCGGCTGGAGCGCGAATACGATCTGAACCTGATCACCACCGCGCCGACCGTGGTGTATGAGGTGCTCAAGACCGACGGTTCGATCCTGATGCTGGACAACCCGGCCAAGTTGCCGACGAATTCCAGCCTGGTGCAGGAAATCCGCGAGCCGATCATCGTCGCCAACATCCTCACGCCGCCGGACTACATCGGCAACGTGATCACCCTGTGCGAGGAGAAGCGCGGCGTGCAGCGCTCGATCCAGTACCTGGCGACCCAGGTGCAGATCAGCTACGAGATCCCGCTGGCCGAGGTGGTGCTGGATTTCTTCGACCGGTTGAAATCGGTCTCGCGCGGCTACGCTTCGATGGACTACCACTTCGACCGCTTCGAGGCAGGCCCGTTCGTGCGCGTGGACGTGCTGATCAACGGCGAGCGCGTGGATGCGCTGTCGCTGATCGTGCACCGCAGCCATGCCGACCGCCGCGGGCGCGATCTGGTCGAGCGGATGAAGGACCTGATCCCGCGCCAGCAGTTCGACGTGGCGATCCAGGCCGCGATCGGCGCGCAGGTCATCGCGCGCTCCACGGTGAAAGCCTTGCGCAAGAATGTTCTGGCCAAGTGCTACGGCGGCGATGTCAGCCGCAAGAAGAAGCTTCTGGAAAAGCAGAAGGAAGGCAAGAAGCGCATGAAGCAGGTCGGTCGCGTGGAGATTCCGCAGGAAGCGTTCCTGGCTGTACTGAAGGTCGACAAATAA